From the Fusobacterium ulcerans ATCC 49185 genome, the window GGGTTTTGGCATTGCATGTATAGGATAGTTGGGAAACTATGAAGATATGGCGCTAGCTGTATTGGAGTTGTCGGTGGAATACCAACCATTCAATGTCGAAATTCTAATCTGTGGTTTGCAGCCACGGAAACAGTGCTAGGTGGGCAGTTTGACTGGGGCGGTCGCCTCCGAAAGAGTAACGGAGGCGTTCAAAGGTTCTCTCAGGTTGGATGGAAATCAACCGCAGAGTGCAATGGCATAAGAGAGCTTAACTGCGAGACTGACGGGTCGAGCAGGTGCGAAAGCAGGACATAGTGATCCGGCGATTCCGAATGGAAGGGTCGTCGCTCAACGGATAAAAGCTACCCTGGGGATAACAGGCTGATTTTGCCCGAGAGTCCATATCGACGGCAAAGTTTGGCACCTCGATGTCGGCTCATCGCATCCTGGGGCTGGAGAAGGTCCCAAGGGTTGGGCTGTTCGCCCATTAAAGCGGTACGTGAGCTGGGTTCAGAACGTCGTGAGACAGTTCGGTCCCTATCCACTGTAGGCGTTAGAATATTGAGAAGATCTGTCCTTAGTACGAGAGGACCGGGATGGACAAACCTCTGATGTACCAGTTGTCACGCCAGTGGCACAGCTGGGTAGTCACGTTTGGAACGGATAACCGCTGAAAGCATCTAAGCGGGAAACCAGCTTCAAGATAAGTATTCTTTAAGACTCCTTCGAGACTAGAAGGTTGATAGGTTGGGGGTGTAAGAGCTGCGAGGCTTTTAGCTGACCAATACTAATAAGTCAAAGTTTTAACCTAAAGATTGAAAGCGCGAAAGCGTATGCTACTATATAGTTTCAAGTGTCTATTAGAAAAAATAAAGACACAGCTTGGTAAGAATAGCTGCGGGGGTACACCTGGTCCCATTCCGAACCCAGAAGTTAAGCCCGTAAACGCTGAAAGTACTTGGAGGGAAGCCTCCTGGGAGGATAGGAACTTGCCAAGCTCAAATGAGTGCTTCCTTAGCTCAGTCGGTAGAGCATGCGGCTGTTAACCGCAGTGTCAATGGTTCAAGTCCATTAGGAAGCGCCATTTTTTTATTTTTTGGAAAATTTTTTATAAAAAACTATAATTTTAAAGAGTTTATATACATTTCTCTATAATAATCTATTCGATTTAATATGATATAATATAAAATATTGAAAAAATTTCATGGAGGAGGAATAGGAATGAGTGTAATCTCTTGTATTAATGAAAGAAGAAGTATTCGTTCATATAAAGATGAGCCAATATCTGAAAAAATAATAAATGAGCTTTTAGAATTAGGAACAAAAGCAGCTACAGGATCTGCTATGGAACCTTGGGGTTTTGTTGTTATACAAGACAGAGAAGAGTTGAATAAATTATCAGATGAAATAAAGAAACATTTAATTGCCAATTTTGATAAATTTCCATATTTGAAACAGTATAAGAACTGGGTAGAAAATCCTAAATATAATGTATTTTATGATGCAGGAACTTTGGTTATAATATATGGAAATACAGATTCTCATTGGAATATTTATGATTGTTCTCTTGTGGCAGGAAACATAATGCTGGGAGCTTATGAGATGGGGATAGGGAGCTGTTGGATAGGGTTTGGTGAGTATATATTCAATACAAAAGAATTTAAAGAAAAATATGGAGTACCAGAAAATTTTCAAGGGATTTGTCCTTTGACATTAGGGTATATGAAAATAAAACCAAAACCTCCTGTGAGGAAAGCACCTGTAATATTCAATAAAAGATAAATTAAAAGAAGCTGTCTAAATTCTTAGACAGCTTCTTTTTTTGTTTAATTATATTCTATAGAAATTAAGATCATACTTTTTGGATAATATGTAACTTTTACATCTGGAATATCTTGAATATCAAGTTCAGAAGGATAAATGGATATATTAGGATCCTCTTTATATGAAGCTATTATTTTGTTTGTATCCCATACTGTATTATCTATTACAAATTTTTTAGTTAAAGGGTCTATCATTTGAGAGTTTCTGTTTTCTATTTTCAGCATAATACATTTTGCAGAAGAATCAGTTTTCAGCATCCATAAATAAAAATATGGCTGTGTATGAATAATGCTTCTGTAACTTTCCTGATAATGTAATGAGCTAAAAGAAAGAGTTTCAGTAACAGGGCCTTCTATGAGATCTTGTATAGCATGAACAGGGCCTTCTTCTCGAGTAAAGATCATTAGACTCCATGGGATGCAGCACATGCACCCTAATAAAGTTATAATTTTTTGATGGAGAGAGATTCTTCCATTTTTTTCTTTTTCCTGCTGTAGAAATTCATATAATCCTAAAGCTATGAATAAAGCAGGAAATAATGCCATTTCAAAAGGAAGAATTATTTTATTCCAAATTAATCCTACTATTCCAGAATGGAGAGAAAAGAAAAACGTAGTAATAAAAACTATTCCTATAGTTAAAAATAGCAGCAACCATAATATAGTATAAATACTTTTTTTTCTATTATTTTTTAACATATGTATCACCAAGGCTTTTTTATTTTTCTTATTCTTCTATAAATTCTTCGAAAATAAAGCTGTTTTCCTCTGTATCATATTTTAATGCATAAATTTTTTCCGCCTCTGCTTCTACTTCAATTTTAGTAGGACCAGTAGTAGTTGTAGTAGTTTTCATAAGACCTTTTCTTGTCCAAGAAGCTTCAGCTTCTATAATATTTTTTCCTGGACGAAGAAAATATCCTAATTTTCTTTTTTCATAAAAGTGAACTGGAGCCTCATTATTAATGTAGATGATAATCAAAGCATCAGAAAGATTACCAAATGCCAATCGTGTACTTATCATCATCTTGGCTGAACTCGGATTTTCTTCCAGATAGGATTTTGCTTTTGCCTTATTTTTTTTTAAATATAACATTGTTAATGGAAGACCTATCAAAAGATATGCCACACATATGATAATGATGTATCTTCCAGGTCCAGTCAAAAATGTAGAAAAAGAACTTTCCATATAAACCTGCCTTTCATTATTTAATAGTAAAGTTGAATTAACAAATATCAATTTTTTTTATTTGCTTTTTTTGTTGTGGATATATTTACTGGCTCTTGATTATTAAACCCAAGTGCATCTAATAGTTGCAGATAACGTCCTCTTCCTAACATACTGCAGTCAATAGTTGTTCCATAATCATTTTCATGAGTCTTAATGGTAAGATCACATGAACTGTCTCCAGTAGTAGAAGTTATCAGAGAATGAAATGAACATTCACTTATTATAAAACTATGAGTTTCTTTCTTTCCGCGATAGAAAGTAAGTTTGTCACCATCTATAATTATTCTGATATTATCAAGAACTACTGCAAAATATGCTCCCCCAAGAAAAGTTAATGTACCAAGAACTTTAGAAATAGTTGGAGAAAGGAAAAAATTTGCTATGATTGCTAAAACAAAACCTGCACATGCAACAAAGAAAACATTCTTCAAAATAACTAAAGGATTACTTTTAAATTCTTTCATACAGCACCTCCATATTTAGTATACCTTAGATAGTAGCCATTTTAGCATAAAAAAAATTCTAAAACCACAAAAAAAATTCAAAAAGCATACATTAATTTGTTAACTTTATAATCTTAAAGAATTTTATTATAGTCTAAATTTTTTTTTACTGAATATAAATTCTTGATATAATGATTATTTATTTATTTTCAAAAATTAAGAATTTGGATTGACATTATCCTGCTAATATGATAAACTATCTAAGTTAAAATGGATATTCCGCTTTAATCAAAATTATTAAATGAATATCTCAAGGAGGAGAAACAATGAAAGAAAAATTAATCCAATTAGTAGAACAAAACTACTTAAGAACTGACATCCCTTCATTTAAAGCTGGAGATACTATTGCAGTATACTACAAAGTAAAAGAAGGAAACAAAGAAAGAGTTCAGTTATTTGAAGGTGTAGTTATCAGAGTAAATGGTGGGGGAATTGCAAAAACTTTCACAGTTAGAAAAGTAACTTCAGGAATAGGAATAGAAAGAATAATTCCTATGAACTCTCCAATGATTGACAAGATTGAAGTATTGAAAGTTGGTAGAGTTAGAAGATCTAAACTTTATTACCTTAGAGGACTTTCTGGTAAAAAAGCTAGAATCAAAGAAATCAGAAAATAATAACAAAAGCCAAGGATTTATCCTTGGCTTTTTTCTTTATTTGGGTATTTTTTTTTTTAGATTTATGATAAAATGATTGTATTGGGGAAAAATAAAATTGGAGTGATTGTAGATGGAAAAAAGTAAAATAATACTGAATGGTATTTTCTATGTGATACTTACAGCAGTGTTTGTATATATCTTTGTTAAAGAAAAAGCTTTGACAGATACTATAAAAATATACAGAGATAAATTTGCTGATAAGGTCATCATGGTACTTAATATAAAAGGAAAAGTACTGAGTAAAGGAATAAGAACAACTATAAATTTAGTAGAAACATTAGGAACTGCCCTTATTTTAGTTCTTGTAATACAAAAATTTTATCTTGGAAACTTTTTGGTACCTACAGGATCAATGATACCAACAATAATGCCAAAAGATAGACTTTTTGGAAATATGTTGATTTATAAA encodes:
- a CDS encoding nitroreductase family protein, whose translation is MSVISCINERRSIRSYKDEPISEKIINELLELGTKAATGSAMEPWGFVVIQDREELNKLSDEIKKHLIANFDKFPYLKQYKNWVENPKYNVFYDAGTLVIIYGNTDSHWNIYDCSLVAGNIMLGAYEMGIGSCWIGFGEYIFNTKEFKEKYGVPENFQGICPLTLGYMKIKPKPPVRKAPVIFNKR
- the rplS gene encoding 50S ribosomal protein L19, translated to MKEKLIQLVEQNYLRTDIPSFKAGDTIAVYYKVKEGNKERVQLFEGVVIRVNGGGIAKTFTVRKVTSGIGIERIIPMNSPMIDKIEVLKVGRVRRSKLYYLRGLSGKKARIKEIRK